The proteins below come from a single Eremothecium sinecaudum strain ATCC 58844 chromosome II, complete sequence genomic window:
- the PRM10 gene encoding pheromone-regulated protein PRM10 (Syntenic homolog of Ashbya gossypii AFR075C; Syntenic homolog of Saccharomyces cerevisiae YJL108C (PRM10) and YJL107C; YJL108C and YJL107C represent one ORF in Ashbya gossypii), whose protein sequence is MAGRKKWTGKLKKNNDDSDHARQNADGAAVPKVELSPSSSTVESESELVPPSRVSNLDLPSFKTQHERAGAAARGQRRQLIEQDAISTIREHNTVMMDDVDGAVSDAGSGSLRGAEKDAVDHDITSDEEPPVQHEEHTDHFRKFVRSATRDLDEKDSGKGTGFLERFISLTGGGMVPAANQERSRTDDFESEAGKAEVAAEIEATAKQIVQAHHMGREQISEETYSVSDAADAPLFTPMPQHYDDEYNASCGEDNNSGNTYVDPPSQVRGGVLGSLLQLYQGEKRDRYSKSSDNLSSDSYSLPNFKSKRPKGSKLPYSAKLKRKNNRAEARITVHIAALLQRHRFLLRLCKALMMYGAPTHRLEEYMVMTSRVLEIDGQFLYMPGCMVVSFGDTITRTSDVQLVRCTQGLNLWKLHQVHAIYKQVVHDIISVEDANLAIDTIMSDKNLYPAWFCVLLYGFCSSMITPYAFGGDWINLLVSFGIGCCVGTLQFIVAPRWNVYSNVFEISASIVVSFCARALGSIPGANICFGSTVQGSLALILPGYMILCGSLELQSRNLVAGSVRMFYAIIYSLFLGFGITLGAALFGWIYKDATNETTCAKNISPWYRFIFVPATTLGLSLVNQARWTQVPMMIFISCCGYVVTFWAGQHFSGSTEFTASMGAFVIGIMGNLYSRIWKGLAMTAMLPGILVQVPSGIASKSTLLSSIESANNIVSNKTNVLTDNRSMRSSLSFGVTMIQVTIGISVGLFASTLFVYPFGKKRTGLFTL, encoded by the coding sequence ATGGCAGGACGAAAAAAATGGACCGGAAAAttaaaaaagaataatGACGACAGTGATCACGCCCGTCAAAACGCTGACGGGGCTGCAGTTCCCAAAGTGGAACTGTCGCCCTCGTCGTCGACGGTAGAGTCCGAGTCAGAACTGGTTCCACCGAGCAGAGTTAGCAACCTGGATCTGCCGAGCTTTAAGACCCAGCACGAGCGCGCGGGCGCTGCGGCACGTGGGCAGCGGCGGCAGCTGATCGAGCAGGACGCGATAAGCACTATCCGCGAGCACAACACCGTGATGATGGACGACGTGGACGGCGCAGTCTCCGACGCCGGCAGTGGGTCGCTGAGAGGGGCTGAGAAGGACGCCGTTGACCATGATATCACCTCCGACGAGGAACCGCCTGTCCAGCACGAGGAGCACACAGACCACTTTCGGAAGTTCGTGCGAAGTGCTACTCGCGATCTGGACGAAAAGGACTCCGGGAAAGGGACCGGCTTTCTGGAGCGGTTCATTTCGCTTACCGGAGGGGGGATGGTACCGGCGGCTAATCAGGAGAGGTCTAGAACAGATGACTTTGAATCAGAGGCAGGGAAAGCTGAGGTAGCAGCTGAGATTGAAGCAACTGCAAAACAAATTGTTCAGGCACATCATATGGGCAGGGAGCAGATTTCTGAGGAGACGTACTCGGTCAGTGATGCTGCAGATGCACCCCTTTTTACTCCAATGCCTCAGCATTATGATGACGAGTATAACGCTTCATGTGGAGAGGATAATAATTCTGGTAATACTTATGTTGACCCACCTAGTCAAGTGCGTGGCGGTGTGCTCGGTTCTCTATTGCAACTTTACCAGGGCGAAAAACGTGACCGGTATTCGAAGAGTAGCGACAATCTCTCTTCTGACAGCTACAGCTTACCAAACTTCAAGTCGAAGCGACCAAAGGGAAGCAAGCTTCCATATTCTGCGAAGCTGAAACGTAAAAACAATAGGGCGGAAGCTCGGATCACAGTTCACATTGCGGCATTATTGCAGCGCCATAGGTTTTTATTACGTCTTTGTAAGGCGCTAATGATGTACGGCGCTCCCACACATCGATTGGAGGAGTACATGGTGATGACATCTCGTGTGCTAGAAATTGATGGTCAATTTTTGTATATGCCCGGTTGCATGGTGGTTTCTTTTGGTGATACCATTACGAGGACATCCGATGTGCAGCTTGTGAGATGTACACAGGGCTTGAATTTGTGGAAGCTCCATCAAGTTCACGCAATTTACAAGCAAGTTGTACATGATATCATTAGTGTGGAGGATGCGAACTTGGCAATTGATACCATTATGTCGGACAAGAACCTTTACCCGGCTTGGTTCTGTGTGCTACTGTACGGGTTCTGCTCTAGTATGATTACGCCCTATGCGTTTGGCGGAGACTGGATCAATCTGCTAGTGTCTTTCGGAATAGGGTGTTGCGTGGGAACGCTGCAATTCATAGTTGCACCAAGATGGAACGTGTACTCTAACGTTTTTGAGATCAGTGCGTCCATTGTTGTTAGTTTCTGTGCTAGAGCACTGGGATCCATACCTGGAGCCAATATCTGTTTTGGTTCTACGGTACAAGGGTCGCTGGCACTGATTTTGCCGGGTTACATGATTTTGTGTGGTTCTTTGGAGCTACAGAGCAGAAATCTTGTTGCAGGATCAGTTCGGATGTTCTATGCAATAATCTATTCTCTTTTCCTTGGCTTTGGTATCACCCTGGGTGCAGCGCTCTTTGGGTGGATCTACAAAGACGCCACAAACGAGACGACGTGCGCCAAGAACATCTCTCCGTGGTACCGTTTCATCTTTGTGCCAGCCACTACACTAGGGCTGTCATTGGTGAACCAGGCTCGTTGGACGCAAGTACCAATGATGATCTTTATCTCCTGTTGTGGCTACGTCGTCACGTTCTGGGCTGGCCAGCACTTCTCTGGATCCACAGAATTTACGGCTTCGATGGGCGCGTTTGTCATAGGAATTATGGGCAACCTCTACTCAAGGATTTGGAAAGGACTCGCAATGACTGCTATGTTACCAGGTATCCTAGTGCAAGTTCCATCCGGTATTGCGTCCAAGAGTACACTTTTGTCAAGTATTGAAAGTGCAAATAATATTGTTTCCAATAAAACCAATGTTCTGACAGATAACAGAAGCATGCGCTCATCCTTATCTTTTGGTGTTACTATGATTCAAGTCACCATTGGTATTTCAGTGGGACTTTTTGCATCTACATTGTTTGTCTATCCCTTTGGGAAGAAGAGAACTGGTTTATTTACCTTGTAG
- the UTP10 gene encoding snoRNA-binding rRNA-processing protein UTP10 (Syntenic homolog of Ashbya gossypii AFR074C; Syntenic homolog of Saccharomyces cerevisiae YJL109C (UTP10)) — protein sequence MSSLQDQLSQVAANNATVAFDRKRRQKLHTASLIYNPKTAATQDYDLIFEDASLALEELIQQDSRFQVFTRSLFNSSSVSIDRSQQTAEQVKALDNAINAYLMLVSSKWHLTPTIRATEWIVRRFQVHIHNAEMLLLSTINYYQTPIFKRILNIIKLPPLFSPFSNFMKANENSPSNLTIIKLFNDMDFLKLYTNYLSKVIKQKVSYTSQLLFTSCSFINLIAYNIGNEEKLKQLVPILLEVCAKLLGSSSVECHAAAHTVLVVLATALPLKRQIILAACETIASAVAEDGATRRSALITICKLLQTLKGEGNVDHFPDHLYRVIDSKFSMEYTLEFLGKKETPAEIFATSYLRSITRYDHSKLTSIVSVLKLVELEKYQLRLLITDLVYLSEVLEDKSKLIGTFEYLVSIDEGLVLKCLESLNLTGEIFEVRLTTSLFSVENFEASKSEDLLKKLQAGNTTGSSAVQPFKEFLNKNSDYIYTKTVSLLGLEDEKFSKLLSLFINAIGKKYQPGLFLSSFFTTLEGRITFLLRTIVSPSSPAALRLISLHNLSKIISSIGSDSNLFTLVPILTVALTDVSKNVREAAKKVLQQISKRQYTKRFFMAEKIYGDGLSIPMLSPKDSELWLNNLLDEYLVESYDISQLLVPKKNEKIYLLFWVNQALFIPLPLPKMTILKYLTKHSSYSASYSQLFEPMLSNYLKDRAQWEVKCAQNKTNFKQFETELVSLVTEKEKNQVVINFVLECLKCPHEQLATLMANRLLNIFSTLKHSVQLQIVESIVNTTSELELSYDSIDTLQNLPLSVELFVSILNQNKIADETTTDLTKRRRRRSSSSHKAVLQNEEVSHIAEVHLRKLTIILEALDRMRITGSEELFTTLFTILSDLETLDQDGGLPVLYAQETLASCMLNSIETMKANSKITSLKSIRADILVTAIRASPSPQLQNKLLLVIGALATLNPEVVLHSIMPIFTFMGAHSIRQDDEFSTLVVEKTIKTVVPALLESGSSTLSDELEFLLISFTTAFSHVPKHRRVRLYTTLVQTLGPENAISPFLFLIAQSYSNSINHFSIADAKSTLEFSKKFLSNFSVIDQLNGLSKLFELLRLLSDISSTEGVKQPYRTLFSNGVLNFTSSELFNLKKNAFDYIDNLVSEESVDYHNSNGTLKLRILSALTDPQSGAAFISAIIARFGALLNAILEFINNVESICQTGNSSISDAEGSFTEAESEDRVAEINEVLFSLLSHVLDLLPTNEFVQSVSPLLNKGNSEAIRHHLILAIGSKFDLEPIQSAADAESVISMLFGITTGENESPSIIQVALNTVSILITKFGSQISSTLLTESLKVGVQHLSSERMDIIISALSVLTNTVHILGVKSIAFYPKIVPRSLEIFASVQDTEDELKEQTQLSVLLMFAAMIKRMPSFLLSNLLDVFKVVFFADDVQDSIRLYVISLIVQHIDLKEVIKTLHKVWILHVCKTEDSVAVSMFLSTLESTVEAIDKKSAANQAPNFFKLSLALFEYRAISSFDNNTISRIEATTHEVVVAYVLKLNDKVFRQLFALTARWAFDGECVTNTTITKVERLVAFYKFYNKLQDNLKSIITSYFNYLLEPTNNLLKDFISGTIQDTNLRRLVLISLNSSFKYDRDEYWRSSTRFELISTSLVNQIANIPDVIGKYLVKAITALAVNNSEIPEHNKIINGLLIQHMKSDCQTKQKLWAVKSIKLIYAKVGEKWLVLLPQLVPIIAELLEDDDEQVEQEVRTGLVKVVENVLGEPFDRYLN from the coding sequence ATGTCTTCATTACAGGACCAACTTTCCCAAGTTGCTGCTAACAATGCAACTGTTGCATTCGATCGAAAAAGGAGACAGAAACTTCACACTGCTTCACTAATCTATAATCCCAAGACCGCTGCCACTCAGGATTATGACTTAATATTCGAAGACGCATCTTTAGCTTTAGAAGAGTTAATACAGCAAGATTCTAGGTTTCAGGTTTTTACTCGTTCGTTGTTTAATTCCTCTTCTGTTTCTATTGACAGGAGTCAGCAAACTGCTGAGCAGGTTAAAGCTTTGGATAATGCCATAAATGCGTATTTAATGCTTGTGTCTTCTAAGTGGCATCTCACTCCTACTATTCGTGCTACTGAATGGATTGTTCGTCGTTTTCAAGTTCATATTCACAATGCCGAGATGCTTCTACTGTCTACAATCAACTATTACCAGACGCCTATATTCAAGCGGATTTTGAACATTATTAAATTACCTCCATTGTTCAGCCCATTTTCGAACTTTATGAAAGCGAATGAAAATTCTCCAAGTAATTTGACTATTATTAAACTATTCAACGACATGGATTTCCTTAAGTTGTATACGAACTACCTCTCGAAGGTCATCAAACAGAAGGTTTCATACACAAGCCAGTTGTTGTTCACGTCATGTTCTTTCATCAACTTAATTGCTTACAACATAGGAAATGAGGAAAAACTAAAACAATTGGTTCCGATTCTACTGGAAGTTTGTGCAAAATTATTAGGGTCAAGTTCCGTTGAATGTCATGCCGCTGCACATACTGTTTTAGTTGTCTTGGCAACTGCATTACCATTAAAAAGACAAATAATTCTTGCCGCTTGCGAGACCATTGCCAGCGCTGTTGCAGAAGATGGTGCCACTAGGAGAAGCGCACTAATTACTATTTGTAAACTACTTCAAACGCTAAAGGGCGAAGGTAATGTGGACCATTTCCCAGATCATTTATACAGAGTGATTGATTCCAAGTTTTCTATGGAGTATACTCTAGAGTTCTTGGGTAAGAAGGAGACACCAGCAGAAATTTTTGCAACTTCCTACCTTCGTTCTATCACTAGATATGATCATTCAAAGTTAACTTCAATCGTATCAGTTTTAAAGCTAGTGGAACTTGAAAAGTACCAACTAAGGTTGCTAATAACTGATCTCGTATACTTGTCAGAAGTTTTGGAAGATAAGTCTAAATTGATTGGGACGTTTGAATACCTTGTTTCTATAGACGAAGGTTTGGTTTTGAAATGTCTAGAATCATTAAATTTAACTGGTGAAATATTTGAAGTTAGACTAACGACATCTCTATTTTCCGTGGAGAATTTTGAAGCATCCAAAAGTGAAGATCTTTTGAAGAAACTACAAGCTGGCAATACCACGGGCAGCTCTGCAGTTCAACCCTTCAAGGAATTCCTGAATAAGAACTCCGATTATATATACACTAAGACCGTGTCGTTATTGGGTCTAGAAGATGAAAAGTTTTCCAAATTGCTTTCACTGTTTATTAATGCTATCGGTAAGAAATACCAACCAGGGCTTTTCCTCTCATCTTTCTTTACTACTTTAGAAGGTAGAATTACGTTTCTATTGAGAACTATAGTCTCGCCTTCCTCACCAGCCGCTCTGCGTCTAATTTCGTTGCATAATCTGTCGAAAATAATAAGTTCTATTGGATCAGATTCAAATCTCTTCACATTAGTTCCAATTTTGACTGTCGCATTGACTGATGTTTCAAAAAATGTCAGAGAAGCAGCTAAAAAAGTTCTTCAACAGATTTCTAAAAGGCAATACACTAAGCGTTTCTTCATGGCTGAAAAGATCTACGGTGATGGATTATCTATTCCAATGCTTAGTCCAAAAGATAGTGAGTTGTGGTTGAATAATCTATTGGACGAATACCTGGTTGAGAGTTATGATATTTCTCAACTATTAGTtccaaagaaaaatgaaaagatctatttattattttgGGTTAACCAGGCTTTATTCATTCCCTTACCGTTACCAAAAATGACCATTTTAAAGTACCTAACCAAGCATTCGTCATATTCAGCTAGTTATTCTCAACTCTTTGAACCTATGTTGTCAAACTACTTAAAGGATAGGGCACAATGGGAAGTTAAATGTGCTCAAAACAAGACCAATTTTAAGCAATTTGAGACAGAATTGGTTTCTTTGGTGACAGAAAAGGAGAAAAACCAAGTAGTTATCAATTTTGTGTTGGAATGTCTAAAGTGCCCTCATGAGCAGCTTGCAACTTTGATGGCGAACCGGTTGCTCAACATATTTTCGACTTTAAAGCATTCAGTACAGCTACAGATAGTAGAAAGCATTGTAAACACTACGTCAGAGCTGGAATTGTCATACGATTCAATTGACACGTTGCAAAACTTGCCATTGTCTGTTGAATTATTTGTTTCCATTTTAAATCAAAATAAGATTGCCGACGAGACTACAACTGATTTAACTAAGaggagaagaagaagatcTTCAAGCAGTCATAAAGCTGTGCTTCAAAATGAAGAAGTTTCACATATTGCTGAAGTCCATCTAAGAAAGCTAACTATAATTCTGGAGGCATTGGATAGAATGCGGATTACGGGCTCAGAAGAACTTTTTACGACCTTGTTCACAATTCTTTCAGATTTAGAGACATTGGACCAAGACGGCGGTCTTCCTGTTCTATATGCTCAGGAGACATTGGCCTCATGTATGCTAAACAGCATTGAAACCATGAAAGCCAATTCAAAGATAACAAGTTTGAAGTCGATTCGTGCTGACATCCTTGTAACCGCTATTAGGGCTTCTCCATCCCCGCAGTTACAAAATAAGTTACTTTTAGTTATTGGTGCACTAGCAACGCTAAACCCTGAAGTTGTTCTGCATTCAATTATGCCAATTTTCACTTTTATGGGTGCTCATTCTATCCGCCAGGATGACGAATTCTCAACTTTAGTTGTAGAAAAGACTATCAAAACTGTTGTACCTGCTCTTTTAGAATCGGGCTCATCTACTCTATCTGATGAACTCGAATTTCTTCTAATAAGTTTTACAACTGCCTTTTCTCATGTTCCTAAGCATAGAAGGGTAAGACTCTACACCACGTTAGTCCAGACTCTAGGTCCTGAGAATGCAATTTCTCCATTTTTGTTCCTCATTGCGCAGAGCTATTCAAACAGCATCAATCACTTTAGCATAGCAGATGCTAAGAGCACTCTAGAATTCTCTAAGAAATTCCTCTCCAATTTCAGTGTTATTGATCAACTAAATGGTCTTTCTAAATTATTTGAACTATTAAGGCTCTTATCAGATATCAGTAGCACCGAGGGTGTTAAACAACCATATCGAACATTATTTTCTAATGGTGTTTTGAACTTCACCAGTTCTGAGCTGTttaatttgaagaaaaatGCTTTTGATTATATTGATAACTTAGTTTCGGAGGAGAGTGTAGATTACCATAATTCCAATGGTACCTTAAAATTGAGGATCTTAAGTGCATTAACTGATCCACAATCGGGAGCAGCTTTTATTTCAGCCATAATTGCCAGGTTTGGTGCTTTATTGAATGCTATCTTGgaatttattaataatgTCGAAAGCATATGCCAAACTGGAAACAGCTCTATTTCAGACGCAGAGGGTTCATTTACGGAAGCTGAATCTGAAGATAGAGTTGCTGAAATAAATGAAGTTTTGTTCAGCTTGTTAAGCCATGTCTTGGACCTATTACCAACCAATGAATTTGTTCAATCTGTTAGTCCGCTACTCAATAAGGGAAATAGTGAAGCAATCAGACATCACTTGATCCTGGCAATAGGTTCCAAGTTTGATTTAGAGCCTATCCAGTCTGCTGCTGATGCAGAAAGCGTGATCTCTATGCTTTTCGGTATAACTACAGGAGAAAACGAATCACCTTCCATTATCCAAGTTGCGCTGAATACTGTATCAATTTTGATAACCAAATTTGGATCCCAAATATCTTCCACGTTATTAACTGAGTCTTTGAAGGTTGGTGTTCAGCATTTATCATCCGAGAGAATGGACATCATCATTTCTGCACTCTCTGTTCTCACCAATACCGTCCATATTTTGGGTGTTAAATCCATTGCTTTCTATCCAAAGATTGTTCCACGTTCTCTAGAGATCTTTGCATCAGTCCAAGATACTGAAGACGAATTGAAAGAGCAAACTCAATTATCTGTGTTGCTGATGTTTGCAGCAATGATCAAGCGTATGCCAAGTTTCCTATTATCTAATTTACTTGATGTTTTCAAAGTGGTATTCTTTGCTGATGATGTCCAAGACTCCATTAGGTTGTATGTTATCTCACTTATTGTCCAGCATATTGACTTGAAAGAAGTTATTAAAACCTTGCATAAGGTTTGGATCTTACACGTCTGTAAGACCGAAGACTCCGTTGCAGTCTCTATGTTTTTAAGTACGCTAGAGTCCACGGTGGAGGCCATTGACAAAAAGTCGGCTGCAAACCAGGCTCcaaacttcttcaagcTCTCTCTGGCCTTATTTGAGTACAGAGCTATCAGCTCCTTTGATAATAACACCATAAGCCGTATTGAAGCCACCACTCATGAAGTCGTGGTTGCATACGTTCTCAAACTAAACGACAAGGTATTCAGGCAACTCTTTGCTCTCACAGCCAGATGGGCTTTTGATGGTGAATGTGTGACAAATACAACCATCACGAAGGTGGAACGTCTCGTGGCTTTCTACAAATTCTACAACAAGCTACAAGACAACTTGAAATCAATCATCACTTCATACTTCAACTACTTACTCGAACCAACCAACAACCTTCTAAAGGACTTCATCAGTGGAACCATCCAAGATACCAACTTACGCAGATTAGTCCTCATTTCTCTCAACTCTTCCTTTAAATATGACAGAGACGAGTATTGGAGGTCCTCTACAAGATTCGAGCTCATCTCCACTTCCCTTGTCAATCAAATTGCAAACATTCCAGATGTTATCGGCAAGTACCTTGTTAAGGCAATCACTGCGCTAGCAGTCAACAACTCTGAGATCCCAGAGCATAATAAAATCATTAATGGTCTATTGATCCAACACATGAAATCTGATTGTCAAACAAAACAGAAGTTGTGGGCCGTAAAATCAATCAAGTTGATCTACGCCAAGGTCGGTGAAAAATGGCTTGTCCTACTACCTCAGTTGGTTCCAATAATTGCTGAATTATTGGAAGACGATGACGAACAAGTCGAACAAGAGGTTAGAACGGGCCTAGTTAAGGTTGTAGAAAACGTTCTAGGGGAACCGTTCGATAGATACCTAAATTAG
- the GMH1 gene encoding Gmh1p (Syntenic homolog of Ashbya gossypii AFR073C; Syntenic homolog of Saccharomyces cerevisiae YKR030W (GMH1)), which produces MSSLPRSIQDLRDIGTTSKVPMVIKRLFKSPRNLDFETAMWEMINLIFKPRKAFRSSYYRRQIKHRLSRDDPSFFILQIILLSVSSTVWSIQYGHSFMEFVRIMLNMIVVDFFLFGFAMATMFWIVLNRSNFKFKSAKQSQVEWAYCFDVHCDAFLIILVLLYFLQFFLQPLINLHKWIGLFVGNTLYCGAIGHYFVLTFYGYSQMTFVRNVNFILLPTVVIAVVYLISLFGIDLSTYLSFYRYQK; this is translated from the coding sequence ATGTCCTCTTTACCTAGATCAATACAAGATCTAAGAGACATTGGTACAACTTCTAAAGTACCAATGGTGATTAAAAGGTTGTTTAAATCACCACGGAATTTGGATTTCGAAACAGCAATGTGGGAAATGATAAATCTTATATTTAAACCTCGTAAAGCGTTTAGATCCTCATATTATAGACGTCAAATTAAGCATCGACTATCACGAGATGATCCATCgttttttattttacaGATAATTCTGTTAAGTGTGAGTTCTACGGTTTGGTCAATTCAATATGGGCATTCTTTTATGGAGTTTGTGCGTATTATGCTCAATATGATTGTTGTGGACTTCTTCTTATTTGGGTTTGCTATGGCTACAATGTTCTGGATTGTGCTAAATAGGTCTAATTTTAAATTCAAGTCTGCCAAACAATCTCAAGTTGAATGGGCTTATTGCTTTGATGTACATTGCGATGCATTCCTGATAATTCTTGTGCTACTTTACTTTCTGCAGTTCTTCCTGCAACCTTTAATAAACTTGCACAAATGGATAGGTTTGTTTGTTGGTAATACACTCTACTGCGGCGCTATTGGGCACTACTTTGTCCTTACATTCTACGGTTACAGTCAAATGACATTTGTTCGGAATGTAAACTTTATTTTACTCCCTACTGTGGTAATAGCAGTAGTGTACTTAATTAGCCTATTTGGCATCGATTTATCGACCTATTTGAGTTTCTACAGGTACCAAAAGTAG